A single region of the Anguilla rostrata isolate EN2019 chromosome 11, ASM1855537v3, whole genome shotgun sequence genome encodes:
- the ugt5e1 gene encoding UDP glucuronosyltransferase 5 family, polypeptide E1: MAQAGAIFPHSSRPDGLVLLLIGLCALCGEESHAGRILVYPVDGSHWLNMDVLLRELHRRGHVLTVVRSSTSWYIPENSAHFSSVTVPLQQAINLENPEYMADFLQRNLDLRRGSVLSFLGLQRELMSMLSEAHRSSAQMVRLVLENSTLVEELKRARFDLMLTDPGFAGGVVLGRYLGLPMVFNVRWITNGDGHFAIAPSPLSYVPTIGSQVSDCMSFANKLKNLLHFGIGVYLDLVVARPHYQGVCDEFLGGNTNVYELIQSADLWLMRVDFVFEFPRPTMPNVVYMGGFQCRPAQPLPPELEEFVQSSGEHGVVLMSLGTLLGGLQPHISEVIASAFARLPQKVVWRHLGARPSTLGNNTLLLDWLPQNDLLGHPKTRAFVTHGGTNGLYEAIYHGVPVLGLPLIFDQKDNMVRVEARGAGIVLDVTALEVDSLTQALQDVLDEQKPYRENMRRLSRLHHDRPLEPLDSALFWMEFVMRHGGAAHLRTESYRMPWYAYHNLDVLALLLGSATALLVLIGATCRCLFQRLCRTRKVKLQ, translated from the coding sequence ATGGCGCAGGCTGGTGCCATCTTCCCCCATTCTTCCCGACCTGATGGTTTGGTCCTCCTGCTGATTGGCCTGTGCGCGCTCTGTGGGGAGGAGTCTCATGCTGGGCGGATCCTGGTGTACCCGGTGGACGGCAGCCATTGGCTGAACATGGACGTGCTCCTGCGGGAGCTGCACAGAAGGGGACACGTCCTGACTGTGGTGCGCTCCTCCACCAGCTGGTACATCCCCGAAAACTCCGCCCACTTCTCCTCCGTCACCGTGCCCCTCCAGCAAGCCATCAACCTGGAGAACCCCGAGTACATGGCCGACTTCCTGCAGAGGAACCTGGACCTGCGGCGGGGGTCCGTGCTGTCCTTCCTCGGCCTGCAGAGGGAGCTCATGTCCATGCTCTCGGAGGCCCACCGCTCCAGCGCCCAGATGGTGCGCCTCGTCCTGGAGAACTCCACCctggtggaggagctgaagagggCGCGGTTTGACCTCATGCTCACTGACCCCGGCTTCGCGGGCGGGGTGGTGCTGGGACGTTACCTGGGGCTGCCCATGGTGTTTAACGTCCGCTGGATCACCAACGGCGACGGGCACTTCGCCATCGCGCCCTCGCCCCTCTCCTACGTCCCCACCATCGGCTCCCAGGTCTCCGACTGCATGAGCTTCGCCAACAAGCTCAAGAACCTGCTGCATTTCGGGATTGGGGTTTACTTGGACCTTGTGGTCGCCAGACCGCACTACCAGGGCGTGTGCGATGAGTTCCTGGGCGGCAACACCAACGTGTACGAGCTCATCCAGAGCGCCGACCTGTGGCTGATGAGGGTGGATTTTGTCTTCGAGTTCCCGCGCCCCACCATGCCCAACGTGGTGTACATGGGTGGGTTCCAGTgccgccccgcccagcccctcccccctgagcTGGAGGAGTTTGTGCAAAGCTCCGGGGAGCACGGGGTGGTGCTCATGTCCCTGGGCACCCTGCTCGGGGGCCTTCAGCCCCACATTTCGGAGGTCATCGCCTCGGCCTTCGCCCGCCTGCCTCAGAAGGTGGTGTGGAGGCACCTGGGGGCGAGGCCATCCACCCTGGGCAACAACACCCTGCTGCTGGACTGGCTTCCCCAAAACGACCTGCTGGGCCACCCCAAGACCCGCGCCTTCGTCACGCACGGGGGCACCAACGGCCTGTACGAGGCCATCTACCACGGCGTGCCCGTGCTAGGCCTCCCGCTCATCTTCGACCAGAAGGACAACATGGTGCGCGTGGAGGCGCGGGGCGCGGGCATCGTGCTGGACGTGACGGCGCTGGAGGTGGACTCTCTGACCCAGGCTCTGCAGGACGTCCTGGACGAGCAGAAGCCCTACAGGGAGAACATGCGCAGGCTGTCCCGGCTACACCACGACCGGCCCCTCGAACCTCTGGACAGCGCCCTCTTCTGGATGGAGTTTGTCATGAGGCACGGGGGGGCGGCGCACCTGCGCACCGAGTCTTACAGGATGCCCTGGTACGCCTACCACAACCTGGACGTGCTGGCCTTGCTGCTGGGCTCCGCCACTGCTCTCCTAGTACTCATCGGCGCCACCTGCAGGTGTCTGTTTCAGAGGCTCTGCAGGACCAGGAAGGTCAAACTGCAGTGA